CCACTTCATAGTCTAATAAATCTTTCTCAAGTTCTTTTGCAGTCACACAAAAGTTTTGATTTGCCTCTCTAGCAGTCCTACGTGCagttctctctttctttcttaatGTTATTACGAAATGATGAACTGGCTCACTGAAAACATCTTGCTGTCTTCTTATAGCCTTCTCCTGCTTTGTGGTCATCAGTAATCAGTCATTTCAGAGTGCTGGGCAGCTGCACAAATGAGCCCATAGCTGCTGATTGTTGGGACAAAGTTTGAGGAGTCGGAATATTTACAAAGCTTTGCATCACCTGACATTTCCTAATGATGATCATGAACAAGTCGTGGTCTTAACCATCTAGTTAAGATGGAAAACTTtggaaaaagttattttagatCAAATTTATTAGGGTGCCCAGACTTTTGCATGGTGCATCTTTCCTGTTTCACACTCTAAATTTGttcaaagcaaaaataaaacactaattatgcttaaaatgttttaaagaatgttttgtctctaagttttttttttctgagatcaCTTCAGCAGTCCACACTAACAGACATTTTAACCAGTGGAGGGCAAACCTTTACATGCTACTGAAATTATTTTGCCCTAATATATGCTATGAAGTATTTTAATGTCCTGTCAACACTGGGTGCCAGTCAGCTGAACATGTTATGTGCTTCAGGTCCTGTGGAGAATGAGGAGGACAGTGGGGATGCAGACACCAGTGCAGGGCGTTTTGTCAGATACCAGTTTACACCAGCCTTCCTAAAACTGCGCACTGTCGGTGCAACGTAAGTAAATGGACTGTAACTTTCTGACTGCATGATAATCAGGCCCATCCATCTCCTGACAGTCAGTTTTAAATGAGGtctttcttgtttctgtttcctcacTGCAGAGTGGAGTTCACAGTGGGTGACCGGCCCATTACCAGCTTCCGTATGATCGAGAGGCATTACTTCCAAGGACGCCTTCTCAAGAATTTTGACTTTGACTTCGGCTTTTGCATTCCTAACAGCCGCAACACATGTGAACACATTTATGAGTTTCCACAGCTTCCAGATGACCTCAGTGAGCACTTGTCTGTTAAGTCCATGATATTTAGTCAGTGTTTTACATAACAATCCACATACTAATCTTCTTtattcctccttctcctcttccagtTCGCCAAATGGTGGAGCACCCTTACGAGACCAGATCAGACAGTTTTTACTTCGTGGACAACAAACTCATCATGCACAACAAGGCAGATTACGCCTACAATGGCGGTCTGTAGTAAATGAAGGGAATTATAATGTGCAATACCTCCCAGGGGATATATTTCCTGGATTACACCCCTACAAAAGTTTATCTTGGCAGAGCGGCAGAAGTATTCTCTCCTTTGTGGacattattatgattatgaAAGTGACACCGtactaaaaaaagaacaatggaCCACATCTGCCTTCATATGAAATCATGGATCCATTCATTAGCACCTCAAAATCTCAGTTTCTGGGACTCAGAGGGatatttttgtttgatatttctgtttatatCTGACTGAAAcctttttgttctgtattttggTTTGTCTTACAAGTGTCATGTTACTGCTTGAACACTTTTGCCTTAAGTTTCTTGCCGTCTCTGCTGGAAAGGGACACTTTGAGTCATAGACCTCTCATGGCAAAGCCTACAGACTGTGTCAGTTATGATTTCATTTACCTAAAGGACCAGCATGTAGGATTTAGGTGCAGAAATGGAATGTACCGGTAAGTAGATTTCATTAGTGTACAGTTACATGTAACAACAAATTGTCATGGTTTTGTTAGCTGAGAATGAGCTCTTCATATCTACATAGGGAGTCCATGAAGCCTGGCATGTTTGTGGTTATATGATGAAGTGGCAGCCACTATAGGTTCTCCAACACGATTGAAAAAAGAGGGTTTCAAACTGCAACCTCTCTGCGAGATGCCCCTAAATCCTACACTCGTTCTTTACAAATATAGATGTTATCAGATGATGTTTGTTTGCACCTTTTGCAAGTGACAATTGTGTTTCCTGTATGGAAAAGCGAGCATTAACTAGATGTTTTACAGTATTGTTAGTTATAGATGATCATGTAGCACAAGTTAATATTGTTTCATTCTTCCTTCGGTATAAGTTGTGAATTACTGCAATGGTTGGTATCAGATATTTAAATGTGGTgtccattttgttaaatttgacCAATCTTTAGTTAAGTATATTTTAATACAACTGCATGTGATATTTTCATGATTTGAGGTGTCACACTGATTCTGTTAAACTCTGTTATTTCAAACTCTGGGATGCATCAAAAGGAAAAGCTAGCAGTGGAATCTCCTTTACTGAACTTTACACATCTTGCTTTAGATGCCGTCCATGTCTAAAACTCAATGGTCTGCCCTCTTTATTAACACCAGAATTGAATCCCTTCAGGTCTGTCTTCCTGGTTTATTTGTCACAACAACACTGTGAATCTCATTCTTTAGTAGCTGCATTTGGCCCAAATTGTGATGTACCTATCAAACTGATTGCTGAGTCTATGTTCTGCTGCCTTGCGCTCAGGTTCTCAGTTTACCAGTGAAATGCCACAGTAGCATGCAACTTGACAGTACAGAGTGATGTATCTGGGTAGTTGATCTATTTTTGATGAGGCGCTAGGGTTGGTACAGAAGTTGacctgtttctttttctgtttacagAAGTCCTGTTTAATTGATTATACTTGTGATTTAGCAGAGTTTAGGCCATGTActaaaaatgtacacattttctAACAAACACAGGTTTCCAGACCATTTGGTACACTATTACAGTCTAAAGCAACCTTGCACAGCAGCCCTCTGTAGCAGAGTTGATGATTTGATTATTAGTCATTTAATGTGATGCTGTCAGACTGTCTATTCCTGAAAGGTTGTCCAAAATTCACAGAAATCACCAACAATGATGAGTTTGAATTAGTTTCTGCTTGCAGCATCAATTGCAGCCTAAGTATTCTAAATATGTCAGATGTCATTAGCTGGTTCCATTGCTTAAGGCAGGAAACACTTCTAAAACTCAGAATTTCTTCAAAACTATGTggtaatttgcatttaaatcaggCATACACCTGGAGATTTGTAATTTTTCAGTACCCATGATCTGGGCTTCCTCTTAGTGTATGTTCTAACATCGATTCCATGTGCCTTCAATCCgggtgatgattttttttttcttataatgaCAGCTTGTATTCCATGTACAGTAAGCTGAAGGGATGATATATTCACTCATATCATGCTCTCTGTTACTGTCTTGCAGTGCCGCCTTGCATAAAACAGGATGTTTTTTAGCCTGCGTGCATCAACGCATTATGTAGCCTATTTGTAATTTATCAGGTGGGATATCAAGCACACTTTGACAGGCGTAGACTTTGTTTCATGATGTAAcctcagttttttttgtcagttggACTCGATGGATGTATCTCTGTTAGGCTGCTGGTTAGCAGCGCTGCTGTTGTGGTAGCTGGGAAGACTTTGTTTAGCCATATAATATCAATCAGCGGGGTTTTCTCTAAATGCTTTTATAAGTCTGGACACTTTGTATGTCTGTGCAAAAAGACCATGTGACCGGCACAAACAATTTATGGATCCTTTCTGTGTCCTGTTGCATGGACTCAACTTTTTGTATTGGCTGATTTTACAAATGACACATTCATATCTTATCAgatttgttgtaaataaaaatggctGTTTGAAAAATACACACTGAATGTATAGCGCTCATTGTAACAGGGTTATAAGTGATTGTTGTGGTCAAAAATTGCATGTTAActgaataataaacagcagGGGATCTGATTATGTAGCCATTCCAAGACAATAAGAATCTTTTATGAATCTATTTAAATATACTTTTATTAAGCTGTTACTTTCTGTTGATTTAGTCTAaaccagggatgtcaaactcattttagtttgggggtcacattcagcccaatttaatCGTAAGGGGGCCAGACCAGttaaatcataacataataacctataaataaccacaactccaaatttttcccctttgttttagtgcaaaaaagtacattatgaaaatgttgacatttaatgAACCATcgttttttacaaaacattgtgaacaacctgaattttataaagagaaataaatgcaatttcaacaataaatcatttacacattacaacttactaatcacagtgtatctacaaaggtacaaaacattgacttgcaggtatctggaactgaacattccaatattttacaacttgtcaagatctagaaatcaTGTTAAACTTACattaatttccacatctgtgtagtaatcctgaccacctgaactgacGCACCACACAgactaaagtgggaactattaaggaaaagGTGAAGTTGTCACCCCTGCATTGtaaaaatttatacataaaaaatccataaaagttgtggcagtgcatcaacaatagggttctaccaaaccaaactctgtcatactgaagctgctgtcTCAAATTATATTGCACattgttcaatgtctttaaatagtttcacagtaaggattcactctgtaatttttacactttgcaaaatCGTCCTACAGGCCACATTGGACCTTCTGGTGGGACCGTTttggccgtatgtttgacatccctgatcTAAACTAATACTAAATCAGCTCGATGTGTACCTTCCAAAAACTTGGGTTCTACTGATTATCAGCCTGGCCGAATATTGGAtctaatttaaattattttcaacCAATATACCAATTATTACTCCCCCACAGAGGCGGAgcctcggtggagttatgtgataatcgacattggtttgtctgtctgttcaaaaacggacaaacggatttggatgaaattttcagggaaggtcagaaatgacacatggaccaattgattagattttggcagcgatgcagcttatagtctggatccacggatttgttaaagatttctgtatcattgccagaaagcggcacggcgtcactgtaactatgacaacaagtgaacactacgtcagctgcatgctgacgatcacatgattgcaatcctattAAAAATTGACTGCTACGAACTTATTAGGACTTAtctatcggaaatgatacaaggaacaattgattgaaTTGTGGAGGCGTTTCAGAGTCCCAATAATTCccactgcccgctacatatttaggccacgcaattcggtatcagTATATAACATACGCCtgacgcctgtgctcagcgcaacatcattttgtttgtgggtacatctatattaaatggccacattctatagtgccatgatttctgccaagacttttgtcaagatttcagccgtcggaaattcAGCCCTGGCGGAGttctgcgctctctgagt
Above is a genomic segment from Amphiprion ocellaris isolate individual 3 ecotype Okinawa chromosome 6, ASM2253959v1, whole genome shotgun sequence containing:
- the unc119.1 gene encoding protein unc-119 homolog B; protein product: MNGSRNKPSQTVGKGQTDADTGLETNHRDRKTGGGMLKKLKSRRSQTEKWPVVTEDELRALGRDISPDHVLGLRAVTEDYLCRPEDNIYNIDFTRFKIRDLETGTVLFEIAKPPNSGPVENEEDSGDADTSAGRFVRYQFTPAFLKLRTVGATVEFTVGDRPITSFRMIERHYFQGRLLKNFDFDFGFCIPNSRNTCEHIYEFPQLPDDLIRQMVEHPYETRSDSFYFVDNKLIMHNKADYAYNGGL